In Streptomyces sp. NBC_00306, a single genomic region encodes these proteins:
- the folK gene encoding 2-amino-4-hydroxy-6-hydroxymethyldihydropteridine diphosphokinase — protein sequence MTAFFPHGTQSDPTVQPVPASVVEQVDAADVTLSNPKRAVISIGSNLGNRLETLQGAIDALEDTPGLRVKAVSPVYETEPWGVDPGSQPSYFNAVVLVKTTLPPSSLLERGQAIEEAFDRVREERWGPRTIDVDIVAYADVVSDDPVLTLPHPRAHQRAFVLVPWHDVEPQAQLPGRGPVAELLHGIGQDGVLPRADLELRLPE from the coding sequence ATGACCGCGTTCTTCCCGCACGGGACGCAGAGCGACCCGACCGTGCAGCCGGTGCCCGCCTCCGTCGTGGAGCAGGTCGACGCGGCGGACGTCACCCTGTCCAACCCCAAACGCGCCGTGATCTCCATCGGGTCCAACCTGGGGAACCGGCTGGAGACGCTCCAGGGCGCGATCGACGCCCTGGAGGACACGCCGGGCCTGCGGGTCAAGGCCGTGTCCCCGGTGTACGAGACGGAGCCGTGGGGTGTGGACCCCGGCTCGCAGCCCTCGTACTTCAACGCCGTGGTCCTCGTGAAGACCACCCTCCCGCCGTCCTCCCTGCTGGAGCGCGGCCAGGCCATCGAAGAGGCCTTCGACCGGGTACGGGAGGAGCGCTGGGGCCCGCGGACGATCGACGTCGACATCGTGGCGTACGCGGACGTGGTCTCCGACGACCCGGTACTCACGCTGCCGCACCCGCGGGCGCATCAGCGCGCGTTCGTCCTCGTGCCGTGGCACGACGTGGAGCCGCAGGCCCAGCTGCCCGGCCGCGGGCCGGTCGCCGAGCTTCTGCACGGTATCGGCCAGGACGGTGTGCTTCCCCGCGCCGACCTGGAACTCCGTCTGCCCGAGTAG
- the folB gene encoding dihydroneopterin aldolase: MDRVALRGLKARGHHGVFPREREEGQTFIVDLVLGLDTRPAAEADDLAKTVHYGVVAEEVVAVVEGDPVDLIETLAERIAQQCLKHDGVEEVEVVLHKPDAPITVPFDDVTITITRSRV; encoded by the coding sequence GTGGATCGTGTCGCGCTGCGCGGCCTCAAGGCCCGCGGGCACCATGGCGTCTTCCCCCGGGAGCGCGAGGAGGGCCAGACCTTCATCGTGGACCTGGTGCTCGGCCTCGACACCCGGCCCGCCGCGGAGGCCGACGACCTGGCGAAGACCGTGCACTACGGCGTGGTGGCGGAGGAGGTCGTCGCGGTCGTCGAGGGAGACCCGGTCGACCTGATCGAGACGCTGGCGGAGCGCATCGCCCAACAGTGCCTCAAGCACGACGGTGTCGAGGAGGTCGAGGTGGTCCTGCACAAGCCGGACGCCCCGATCACCGTGCCGTTCGACGACGTGACCATCACGATCACCCGGAGCCGAGTATGA
- a CDS encoding nuclear transport factor 2 family protein, with protein sequence MSRTDIELVEEANTTFYETMERGDFEKLSGLWLDDEISCIHPGWPVLSGRGEVLRSYALIMANTEYIQFFLTDVKVNLAGDTALVTCTENILSGGPAEDGGELGPLVGQLVVATNVFRRTDEGWRIWSHHGSPVLTESDDAEDEESPS encoded by the coding sequence GTGAGCCGTACCGACATCGAGCTGGTCGAAGAGGCCAACACGACGTTCTACGAGACCATGGAGCGCGGCGACTTCGAGAAGCTCTCCGGCCTCTGGCTGGACGACGAGATCTCGTGCATCCACCCGGGCTGGCCGGTCCTGTCGGGCCGCGGCGAGGTACTGCGCTCGTACGCCCTGATCATGGCGAACACCGAGTACATCCAGTTCTTCCTGACCGACGTCAAGGTCAACCTGGCCGGCGACACCGCCCTCGTCACCTGTACGGAGAACATCCTCAGCGGCGGCCCGGCCGAGGACGGCGGCGAGCTCGGTCCCCTCGTCGGGCAGCTCGTGGTCGCCACGAATGTGTTCCGTCGCACAGACGAGGGATGGAGGATCTGGTCACATCATGGATCACCCGTCCTGACGGAAAGCGACGACGCGGAGGACGAGGAGTCCCCCTCGTAA
- the folP gene encoding dihydropteroate synthase codes for MSTLRGLPEWDRCAVMGVVNVTPDSFSDGGRWFDTTAAVKRGLDLVTAGADLVDVGGESTRPGASRVDEDEELRRVIPVVRGLAAEGVTVSVDTMRASVAERAVAAGAVLVNDVSGGLADPAMVPAVAAAGVPFVVMHWRGFSEDMNSRAVYADVVAEVVTELRERMDAVVSGGVAPEQIVIDPGLGFAKQAEHDLALVAHLADLRALGRPLLVAASRKRFLGRVLARDGDAPPPARERDAATAAISAIAAYEGAWAVRVHEVRATADAVRVARAVGAAR; via the coding sequence ATGAGTACGTTGCGCGGGCTGCCGGAGTGGGATCGCTGTGCCGTCATGGGGGTCGTGAATGTGACGCCCGACTCCTTCTCCGACGGCGGCCGCTGGTTCGACACGACCGCCGCCGTCAAACGCGGCCTCGACCTCGTCACCGCGGGCGCCGACCTCGTCGACGTCGGCGGTGAGTCCACCCGGCCCGGCGCCAGCCGGGTCGACGAGGACGAGGAGCTGCGCCGCGTCATCCCCGTCGTCCGTGGCCTCGCCGCCGAAGGGGTCACCGTCTCCGTCGACACCATGCGTGCCTCCGTCGCCGAGCGGGCCGTCGCCGCCGGGGCCGTCCTCGTCAACGATGTCAGCGGCGGTCTCGCCGACCCGGCGATGGTCCCGGCCGTCGCCGCCGCCGGTGTCCCCTTCGTGGTCATGCACTGGCGCGGCTTCAGCGAGGACATGAACAGCCGCGCCGTCTACGCCGACGTGGTCGCCGAGGTCGTCACGGAGCTCAGGGAGCGCATGGACGCCGTCGTCTCCGGCGGCGTCGCCCCCGAGCAGATCGTCATCGACCCCGGCCTCGGCTTCGCCAAGCAGGCCGAGCACGACCTCGCCCTCGTCGCTCACCTCGCCGACCTGCGCGCACTGGGCCGTCCGCTGCTCGTCGCCGCGTCCCGCAAACGATTCCTCGGCCGGGTCCTCGCCCGGGACGGCGACGCCCCGCCACCCGCGCGGGAACGGGACGCCGCCACCGCCGCGATCTCCGCGATCGCCGCCTACGAGGGCGCCTGGGCCGTGCGCGTCCACGAGGTGCGGGCCACGGCCGACGCCGTCCGCGTCGCGCGCGCCGTCGGGGCCGCCCGGTGA